The following are from one region of the Stanieria sp. NIES-3757 genome:
- a CDS encoding rfrA pentapeptide repeat-containing protein, whose translation MTEPPNSNSQTDTNVTDESTNENFNPDSQSSSSLVNQTQQQSQPISTSRHFIINPNKKTFAQQLNLSQSQLIAIALVVMGIGLFLNLSWLGIIGSISALLFSLGAVISGAYDLWIKLLTPQERKNLLAFLGFTLAIAGLLKYLGVYNQVGEWLANFKYDEFGSWAEWIGALGQISIAILAVYVAWAQYVISRDLTIQQNRITQQQTIDAYFQGISDLALNEEGLLEDWPQERAIAEGRTAAIMSSVDASGKSKILRFLSQARLLTPLKRDSLLGRAILDGSGSYAEDRPYGVRVIDLGVILAGANLATQDLRWTDLSEANMVRTNLTRCDLVKANLSRTILYDANLSGADLKGTRLFYGSAETASPRSRSEVPNYETGEYTGAVVERTNLTEVRRISEEQRYYLCAWGGEKTRMTIPGGCEGIPNLLGR comes from the coding sequence ATGACTGAACCGCCCAATTCTAATTCCCAGACTGATACTAATGTCACTGATGAATCAACCAACGAAAATTTTAACCCAGATTCTCAGTCTTCTTCTTCATTGGTTAATCAAACACAGCAACAGTCTCAACCAATTTCTACCTCAAGACATTTTATTATCAATCCTAATAAAAAGACTTTTGCTCAACAGTTGAATCTATCTCAGTCTCAATTAATTGCGATCGCTCTAGTCGTGATGGGGATAGGATTGTTTTTAAATCTATCTTGGTTGGGAATAATCGGTTCTATTAGTGCATTGTTATTTTCTTTGGGTGCAGTTATTAGTGGTGCTTACGATCTTTGGATAAAATTATTAACTCCTCAAGAAAGAAAAAATCTGTTAGCTTTTCTCGGTTTTACTTTAGCGATCGCAGGATTGTTAAAATATCTGGGTGTTTACAATCAGGTTGGTGAATGGCTGGCTAATTTTAAATACGATGAATTTGGTTCTTGGGCAGAATGGATTGGTGCTTTAGGACAAATTTCGATTGCTATTCTTGCCGTGTATGTTGCCTGGGCGCAGTATGTTATTTCGAGAGATTTAACCATTCAACAAAACCGCATTACTCAACAACAAACCATCGATGCTTATTTTCAAGGTATTTCCGATCTAGCGTTAAATGAAGAAGGTTTACTCGAAGATTGGCCTCAAGAAAGAGCGATCGCTGAAGGTCGTACCGCAGCTATTATGTCTAGTGTAGATGCTTCTGGTAAATCTAAAATATTGCGTTTTTTATCTCAAGCTCGTTTATTAACACCTCTCAAACGCGATAGCCTTCTAGGTAGAGCGATTCTAGATGGTAGTGGTAGTTATGCAGAGGATCGTCCCTACGGAGTTCGAGTAATCGATTTGGGAGTGATCTTAGCAGGAGCTAATTTAGCTACCCAAGATTTACGTTGGACAGATCTCAGCGAAGCCAATATGGTTAGAACTAATTTAACTCGTTGTGATTTGGTGAAAGCCAATTTGTCGCGAACAATTTTATATGATGCCAATCTGAGCGGTGCTGATTTAAAAGGCACTCGTTTGTTTTATGGTTCGGCAGAAACTGCTAGTCCTCGTAGTCGTAGCGAAGTTCCTAATTATGAAACTGGTGAATATACTGGCGCAGTAGTCGAAAGAACTAATCTTACCGAAGTAAGAAGAATCAGTGAAGAACAACGTTATTATCTCTGTGCCTGGGGAGGAGAAAAAACTAGAATGACTATTCCTGGTGGTTGTGAAGGAATTCCTAATTTGTTAGGAAGATAA
- a CDS encoding alanine racemase domain protein yields MTDLIAQKIREINTHITADVRLVAITKQVTVEKMRIAYEAGIRDFGENRLQEALVKQQQLQDLSDVTWHFIGHLQTNKAKKVLENFGWIHSVHSLKLAQVLNRIAGELAIQPKVCLQVKVLLDPNKYGWQIEELLTDLSELNQLKNLNIQGLMTILPLGLSDAETLAAFKKTKELAEKIKQQNFEHLLMSQLSMGMSGDYLFAIQAGATMIRLGSIIFGERN; encoded by the coding sequence ATGACCGATTTAATCGCCCAAAAAATTAGAGAAATTAACACCCACATTACTGCTGATGTTCGTTTAGTTGCGATTACTAAACAAGTAACTGTAGAAAAAATGCGAATTGCTTACGAAGCAGGAATCAGAGATTTTGGCGAAAACCGTCTTCAAGAAGCTTTAGTTAAACAACAGCAACTTCAAGATTTATCTGACGTAACTTGGCATTTTATTGGTCATCTACAAACTAATAAAGCCAAAAAAGTGTTAGAAAACTTTGGCTGGATTCATTCAGTACATAGCCTCAAACTTGCTCAAGTTTTAAATAGAATTGCAGGAGAATTAGCGATTCAACCAAAAGTTTGTTTACAAGTTAAAGTGCTTCTCGATCCCAATAAATATGGGTGGCAAATTGAAGAATTGTTAACAGATTTATCTGAACTAAATCAATTAAAAAATTTAAATATTCAAGGTTTAATGACAATTTTGCCCCTAGGGTTATCCGACGCAGAAACTTTAGCTGCTTTTAAAAAAACTAAGGAATTAGCCGAAAAAATTAAACAACAAAATTTTGAGCATTTATTAATGTCTCAACTATCGATGGGAATGTCTGGAGATTATTTATTCGCAATTCAAGCTGGGGCTACTATGATTCGTTTAGGTAGTATTATTTTTGGCGAAAGAAATTAG